In Myxococcus stipitatus, the following are encoded in one genomic region:
- a CDS encoding helix-turn-helix transcriptional regulator — MREPVDHKLAAILGGAARVARLRLGLTQSDVAERVGMAMEVYSRLERGRMLPRTQTLKRLCDVLQVSSDTLLGVGRGGASVTPVTPRKPEREDSLELRRMTRKLRELPPSQLRAVSRVVNAVVSVMPPATPAKPVRAVKRRKAG; from the coding sequence ATGCGTGAGCCCGTCGACCACAAGCTCGCGGCCATCCTGGGTGGTGCCGCGCGTGTTGCTCGCCTGCGTTTGGGCCTGACCCAGAGCGACGTGGCCGAGCGTGTGGGCATGGCCATGGAGGTCTATAGCCGGTTGGAGCGGGGGCGAATGTTGCCTCGTACGCAAACGCTCAAGCGGCTGTGTGACGTGCTCCAGGTGTCCTCGGATACGCTGCTGGGCGTGGGCCGGGGTGGTGCCTCGGTGACGCCCGTCACGCCGCGCAAGCCGGAGCGGGAGGACTCGCTGGAGCTGCGGCGCATGACGCGCAAGCTGCGGGAGCTGCCGCCGTCCCAGCTCCGCGCCGTCTCGCGCGTGGTGAACGCCGTCGTCTCGGTGATGCCTCCGGCCACCCCAGCCAAGCCGGTCCGCGCGGTGAAGCGCCGCAAGGCGGGCTAG
- a CDS encoding response regulator, with product MTTLRKVMLVDDEEDIRAIGKLSLGRVGKWETVLAASGSEALEKAASEQPDLILLDVMMPGMDGPTTFAKLREQPATAATPIIFMTAKVQKQEVARYLELGALGVIGKPFDPMTLPQEIRKLVPG from the coding sequence ATGACGACGCTGCGCAAGGTGATGTTGGTGGACGATGAAGAGGACATTCGCGCCATCGGCAAGCTGAGTCTGGGTCGTGTCGGCAAGTGGGAGACGGTGCTGGCCGCGTCGGGGAGCGAGGCGCTCGAGAAGGCGGCCTCCGAGCAGCCGGACCTCATCCTCCTGGACGTGATGATGCCTGGCATGGACGGGCCCACGACGTTCGCGAAGCTGCGCGAGCAGCCCGCCACGGCGGCCACGCCCATCATCTTCATGACGGCGAAGGTGCAGAAGCAGGAGGTGGCCCGCTACCTGGAGCTCGGGGCGCTGGGGGTCATCGGCAAGCCGTTCGACCCCATGACGCTGCCCCAGGAGATTCGCAAGCTGGTGCCGGGATGA
- a CDS encoding response regulator, which translates to MKVTRLSKRSVALAVGALLVLCGLFVVGRPWEMAENDGYRTRLQQLRLSSAELEQDALRSRLGLPELHGSDAAAFEALKARAELLRELPSFLSDEERRVMHASLESYLRALEDNRALLVRSREAQARGERREADVALQALLERSASGQAERLVTTFLQLHERAQQGNERTRIVFFAVSLVLGAYVVVVLVRLSRASAELATLNADLETRVEERGRELVRASEEQRVSEARKAAILEAAPDGIVLVDEAGRLLELNPMAEQVFRVTAGEAVGRDFLSLALPASLPAGKREEVVAALRVTSGQATRLESPCLRADGSTFPAELTLARVPGTGPARFTAFVRDITERKEVERMKNEFISTVSHELRTPLTSIRGSLGLLEGGIVGEIPEEALDMVRIARTNTERLIRLINDILDLEKMEAGKLELKLATLDVHELVEATFSGLKGVADAANVSLRAVVEEAPKVKGDRDRLIQVLTNLVSNAVKFSPAGAEVTVHARPEGLGRVRFSVVDRGPGISEEQRGKLFARFQQLDGSDTRSKGGTGLGLAISQAIVNQHGGGIEVESVLGQGSTFTFALEAVRSASGVHPAVTAAAMSTSRHSVLVVTADAELSALLRELLSQEGYRVVRASSLAESAKLLEDLSPDAVVLDTQMPDGQALEWVRSLRERPRTHELPVVTLSGRSPGGEGVGAAVWVDWISQPLEEARLLSALRHAMRRPGQARVLVVDDDVATRRVICARLERLGAVQVFEAADGESAVELARETRPDLIVLDVGLPGLDGFEVVDILRQGRGRTTPLIVFTGRDLSRADQRQLTLGMTRHLSKARSSEEELVASVRELLNELLSRKDGESGRRVVS; encoded by the coding sequence ATGAAGGTGACGCGCCTGTCCAAGCGCTCGGTGGCGCTGGCGGTGGGGGCGCTGCTGGTGCTGTGTGGTCTGTTCGTGGTGGGCCGCCCGTGGGAGATGGCGGAGAACGACGGCTATCGCACGCGGCTGCAGCAGCTTCGTCTCTCCAGCGCGGAGCTGGAGCAGGACGCGCTGCGCTCCCGCCTGGGGTTGCCGGAGCTGCACGGCTCGGATGCCGCCGCGTTCGAGGCGCTGAAGGCGCGCGCGGAGCTCCTGCGAGAGCTGCCGTCCTTCCTCTCCGACGAGGAGCGGCGGGTGATGCACGCCTCGCTGGAGTCGTACCTGCGCGCGCTGGAGGACAACCGCGCGTTGCTCGTGCGCTCGCGGGAAGCTCAGGCGCGGGGCGAACGGCGCGAGGCGGATGTCGCGCTGCAGGCGCTGCTGGAGCGCTCCGCCAGTGGTCAGGCCGAGCGGCTGGTCACCACCTTCCTCCAGCTCCACGAGCGGGCGCAGCAGGGCAACGAGCGCACGCGCATCGTGTTCTTCGCGGTGTCGCTGGTGCTGGGCGCGTACGTGGTGGTGGTGCTGGTGCGGCTGTCGCGGGCGTCGGCGGAGCTGGCCACGCTCAACGCGGACCTGGAGACGCGGGTGGAGGAGCGGGGGCGGGAGCTGGTGCGGGCCAGCGAGGAGCAGCGCGTCTCGGAGGCGCGCAAGGCGGCCATCCTGGAGGCGGCGCCGGACGGCATCGTCCTGGTGGATGAGGCGGGGCGGCTGCTCGAGCTCAACCCCATGGCGGAGCAGGTGTTCCGGGTGACGGCGGGGGAGGCGGTGGGGCGCGACTTCCTCTCCCTGGCGCTGCCCGCGTCGCTGCCCGCCGGCAAGCGCGAGGAGGTGGTGGCGGCGCTGCGGGTGACGTCGGGTCAGGCCACGCGCCTGGAGTCGCCGTGTCTGCGCGCCGATGGGAGCACGTTCCCCGCGGAGCTGACGTTGGCTCGGGTGCCGGGGACGGGGCCCGCGCGCTTCACCGCTTTCGTGCGCGACATCACCGAGCGCAAGGAAGTGGAGCGGATGAAGAACGAGTTCATCTCCACGGTGAGCCATGAGCTGCGCACGCCGCTCACGTCCATCCGGGGCTCGCTGGGGCTCCTGGAGGGCGGCATCGTCGGGGAGATTCCGGAAGAGGCGCTGGACATGGTGCGCATCGCGCGCACGAACACGGAGCGCCTCATCCGGCTCATCAACGACATCCTCGACCTGGAGAAGATGGAGGCGGGCAAGCTGGAGCTGAAGCTCGCGACGTTGGACGTGCATGAGCTGGTGGAGGCGACGTTCAGCGGCCTGAAGGGCGTGGCGGACGCGGCGAACGTGTCGCTGCGCGCGGTGGTGGAGGAGGCGCCCAAGGTGAAGGGCGACAGGGACAGGCTCATCCAGGTGCTGACGAACCTGGTGTCCAACGCGGTGAAGTTCTCACCCGCGGGCGCGGAGGTGACGGTGCACGCGCGGCCGGAGGGCCTGGGCCGGGTGCGCTTCAGCGTGGTGGACCGGGGACCGGGCATCTCCGAGGAGCAGCGCGGGAAGTTGTTCGCGCGCTTCCAGCAACTCGACGGTTCGGACACGCGCTCCAAGGGCGGCACGGGGTTGGGGCTGGCCATCTCCCAGGCCATCGTGAATCAGCACGGGGGCGGCATCGAGGTGGAGAGTGTGCTGGGGCAGGGCTCCACGTTCACCTTCGCGCTGGAGGCGGTGCGCTCCGCGTCGGGGGTGCATCCCGCGGTGACGGCGGCGGCGATGAGCACGTCGCGTCACTCGGTGCTGGTGGTGACGGCGGACGCGGAGCTGTCCGCGCTGTTGCGGGAGCTCTTGTCGCAAGAGGGCTACCGGGTGGTGCGGGCATCGAGCCTGGCCGAGTCCGCGAAGCTGCTGGAGGACCTGTCTCCGGACGCGGTGGTGTTGGACACGCAGATGCCGGACGGGCAGGCGCTGGAGTGGGTGCGGAGCTTGCGGGAGCGGCCTCGCACGCATGAGCTGCCGGTGGTGACGTTGTCGGGGCGTTCGCCGGGGGGCGAGGGCGTGGGCGCGGCGGTGTGGGTGGATTGGATATCGCAGCCGCTGGAGGAGGCGCGTTTGTTGAGTGCGCTCCGCCACGCGATGCGGCGGCCGGGACAGGCGCGGGTGCTGGTGGTGGATGACGACGTGGCCACGCGCCGGGTCATCTGCGCGCGGCTGGAGCGGTTGGGCGCGGTGCAGGTGTTCGAGGCCGCGGATGGAGAGAGCGCGGTGGAGCTGGCGCGCGAGACGCGGCCGGACCTCATCGTGCTGGACGTGGGGTTGCCGGGGTTGGATGGCTTCGAGGTGGTGGACATCCTGCGCCAGGGGCGGGGGAGGACCACGCCGCTCATCGTCTTCACGGGCCGGGACTTGTCGCGCGCGGACCAGCGGCAGTTGACGCTGGGGATGACGCGGCATTTGAGCAAGGCGCGCTCCTCGGAGGAGGAGCTGGTGGCCTCCGTGCGTGAGCTGCTGAATGAATTGCTGTCGCGCAAGGACGGCGAATCAGGGAGAAGGGTCGTTTCATGA